DNA from Nymphaea colorata isolate Beijing-Zhang1983 chromosome 4, ASM883128v2, whole genome shotgun sequence:
GAGGTTAATATGGGGtggaaaagtgatgttgtattttgtatttgtgACAGAGATTGcacactttttcatttttaaaatgagtaccgttgtcagaaacgatatcgtgcgggatgccaaatctacacaaagggtttttgtgaatgaaagacacTACATGTTGTCCTTCGGCTGTTTATAAAGTGATTGCTTCCaaccatttggtgaagtaatctgtggCTGCAAGAAGATACCtatgtccatttgaggcaggtggattgatcgAACCAATCACGTGTTGAAGGCCCACATTGATAATGGCTAGGGTGAGCTGACCGAGTGAAGGTatgctgctggagcatgaattgatggtgcatgcaactgacatttaaATCCATCTTTTCTGGTGTAATAAAAAGTATCCCAATGTTTGCACCCGTTGTGCTTTTAAATCCATCGAAATGTATCTCTCATATCGACTCTGGTTCGGTCATTAGGATTTGCTCATccaaaaaatcatcatttgttttaATATCCTTATATAAAGGGAAATCTACCAATTGTTCTGTAATGACTTGACCTTTGATTGACTTCTGTGACACATATttcaaatcatattgcatcaacagaacttgccactttgctatccttccatttagAAATGGTTGTTCaatgatatatttgagtggattaagtttgaataaaattttaacttcacatgCCCATAAgtaatgtcttaattttttACGCATCCAAACCAAgactaagcaagttttttccatgtgcgagtagttcttttcatactgcataAATGTTTTACTGATATAATagatggcatgttctattcgacatccttcttcatattgagccaaaaatccaccacaggctgattGTTAATTGTGATATAAAGAAGTAGAGGCTTCCCCAAGATTGGGGGTTTTAAAATCGACGGCCAAAGAAGGTaattcttgatcttttcgaatgaggcctGACATTCATGTtctcattcaaacttgactcctttccgcagtaaatggttgaagggttcacatatcatggcaagattagatataaGCCTTCTGATTGAATAAATTATGCCTTGCAAGGGTTCACATCTcaatgatcgcctttgctttggagggATCCATCTTGATTCCCTTTTTGCTAatcataaatcccaaaagcttaccagattccacaccaaatacacatttttgtggattcaaccTAAGCTTATATTgcaagagtctatcaaaaacttcaGAGAGAATGCTGAtatgattctcccttgttttcgacttaattagtagatcatcaacatacgcatccatgatttgatgcagtTGATCATGAAAAATAACTGCCATAgtcctttgatatgttgccccagtgTTTTATTCAAACCATATGACATTACAGTATAGCAAAAGGTACCCCATGGAgatgtaaatgatgttttggcttgatcttgagcagccaacttaatttggttatagatAGAATATCaatccataaaagagaacatagCTTGACCTACGGTACTATCTACCAACAAatcgatgtttggaagtggatagtcatcctttggtgtagctttattcaaatatctgaaatcgatgcagagtcaaattttgtcatttttctttgagaCTATCACGATGTTTGCTAATCATTCAGGATAGTcaattgttcggatgaaccctgcctttagtaggtcttctagaCCTTCGGAGGTGAGAACAAGTAATGACatctcatttaaaaaattttgcatgtaaacaatGATCTTAACTTGATTTAAGCTGCCTAGTTCTAATTGATCTCAGCTTGAGCTCGGATCATGccaaataagagagagagtgacttAGTGTAAATAGACAACTTAGTCTATAGCTAAAGTATGGTCTTTGTAACTCAAAGTTACTTAGTTGTAAGTTACTTTCCATAGAGGTGAACTATCTTGAGTTCAATACAGTTTGAGGATATCAAAGTGAGTTGAGAAGGGTAGGTGACTCGATTCAATTGCTTGATTTGAGTTAGAGTGAGCTAGTTGGAGGTAGGTAAAAAGCTGATGAGCGACTTCAATGGCTCCTAGGTGTTTGTAaagtcaaaaattttaattaccCTAATTGAACTTGTCTTAGACAAGTTTAATGGTTCTTAAATATTTACTAAAGTTTGGGTGCAAAAGATCGTTTGGTAAGGCGGCCACAACCTCTAGCTCTAGTTTTCTTAGACTCAAAGTGTTAGGTGGCTTAATGAAACAGGTTTGCACCTAGTTTAGGTGAAGAGTCTtgtatttgaaattgaaatgtCTTTGAAAATGAGTTCAAAGACATGGTAGCGAGAGATACAATAATAATTGTGTAGTGAAATACTTGGGTTGTTTATAGCCGTAAATATATACATGTCAGGTGGAGCATTGACAGTGCCCTAGGAGGCGTACAGGAATGGCATAACACGCAGGCGTGAAAAGCTAGAATACCGAGGAAATTATTGTGACATGGTACATAACGCCACAGATGCATTGCACTCACCACATGTAGGAATGCAGGCGAGGCGACCCGTGATCTTGATTCGGATTTGATTCGCATCCAGAAGACAAGGGCGAACCATCCACCGCAGGCGACCCGCCATCTTAATTTTCGGGTTCGATTCGAGTTCAGAAGACAAGGGGGAACCCACTCACTGGCTGAGGACGACGAACCACATGCGAAGAAGCCCAACCGTAAAACCTTTGTCTGCAAAACCCTAAACCGGAGAAAATGGGGGAGAAAGAAAGGCGGAAGGAGAAGGATCGTCGAGAACGAGACAGGGACAGAGATCGCGATCGAGAACGAGACCGGGACAGAGATAGGGATCGGGATCGCGATAGGGAGCGGGACCGGGATCGTGATCGGGAACGCCGCCGTTCTCGTTCTACGGAACGTAGTCATCGCCATGTCCGGTCAGGAACTCGCTCCCCTGACCGCCGGCTGAAATCTAGGTCCAGGTCCAGGTCGAGGTCCAGGACGAGGTCCCGGACGCCAGAAAAGCACCGGCGTCGCCATCGTTCGTCATCTCCAGATCACCAGTCACGGCTGGATAGGAAGCGCCGAAGAGACGACGATGATAAGGAGCGTCAGAGGGCAGCCGCTGCAAATGATGAGAGCAATGCAAAGCAGCCAGCGGAGAGGTTGGGTCCAATTGAGGACGAGAACGTGGATGACACGGATGAAATGGAGTTGATGAAGAAGTTGGGGATACCGTTGGGTTTTGATTCTACGAAGGGGAAGCCGGTGCCTGGGGCCAATGTCAGTGGTGTTAGAGTTGCAACGAAACGACAGCCTAGGCAATATATGAATCGTCGGGGCGGCTTCAATCGGCCTTTGCCCGCCGAAAGGAATCGCTAGACTGAATCGTAAGTGATCAATCTTCTGACTAAATTGCTTGTTTCCCTTACGCGAATTGTTTGTGTCGGAAAGTTGCCGGAGAATTTGAATATTTTACCTGCAGATTGAAATTAGTTATGGCTCTGCTTGTGATTAAGAGTCTTTTTTACACGGGATTCTTCTACACAGAACTCTGACATTTCTAGATAATGGAGTCTATTACATGAGATTCACCTACACCAAACTCTGGAATGTTTAGATGATGGGTTTTTAtctttgggaaaaaaaaaacggcgtATAAAGGGAGGAAAGCTTCTTTTAGTACCTATTCAAAGTCAAAATAAAAGGGTTAATGGACAATTTAAAAACCTACGCCAAAGTTCATACTctctaatgaaagaaaataatctCTCCATCCACATTCCTCCAAACCTCCACTCATGAACTTCATTCCTACGATCATGAAATCAAAACAGAACCACAAGCAATATCCTTTTCCAAAAGAGCCAGGGGAAAAAACCAACAATCGGGAAGTTTATTGCCACTTACACTAGTTGTTTTGCCGAGTGATGAGCAACTACAAAtttgaagaaaggaagaaagaaaaatgaagcagGAGGAAACGATAAAAAGGAAGATGGAGTAATTCACCTCTCAACCATGCGGTAGGAGCCCCAGGCCCTCGATGAGAAGGGGACCAAGGGCCAAGTACTCGAGATGGGGCTGCTACTGGAAGTTTACTGTCCTTAGTTTGCCCCTGGAGAACATCCTGGCTTTCGAAACTTGATCTCTCTCTCAAGGCAAGCAATGTTTTAGGATGGAAAGAATGAAAGCTCCTGCCAATTTCATAAATAATTGGGCATAGAATGCGAGAGAAGTGCGGCACTTAAGCCGTTAAGTAGAAGTTATGATATCGACCTAAATTATGACATGTAGGTGTATTGAACCACCTATTGgtccatttttttctgaaatataAGATAACTGGTGAATTTTATTCTGGATATTAGTGCAGGTTCCTGAGACTATCCGATTTATTGGACAAGTTTGAACCCTACAAGCTACCAAACTTAACTATGGAGAAAGAGTGCAGGATCAACTTAGTTGCACTGGAAAATGACATGGACGCAAGATTGCTGCTTTTTTTCTGATTAGATATGCTAAACTGTATAGAGCAAGAAAAATATACAGATTTCCTTTGCCAAGAGAAGTGGAGTTGGAATAAAATGTTGTGGGACCGAAGTACTGATGGGTAAGCCTAAAGAAATGTTTAGTTGACCAAGTCTGATCAGTCATGAATGTGATTGCAGAGAAAGTGGCCACTCAGTAGTTCATTGCTAGAACTTCACTGGTGCTCAAAGTGC
Protein-coding regions in this window:
- the LOC116252279 gene encoding uncharacterized protein LOC116252279, with translation MGEKERRKEKDRRERDRDRDRDRERDRDRDRDRDRDRERDRDRDRERRRSRSTERSHRHVRSGTRSPDRRLKSRSRSRSRSRTRSRTPEKHRRRHRSSSPDHQSRLDRKRRRDDDDKERQRAAAANDESNAKQPAERLGPIEDENVDDTDEMELMKKLGIPLGFDSTKGKPVPGANVSGVRVATKRQPRQYMNRRGGFNRPLPAERNR